One Symphalangus syndactylus isolate Jambi chromosome 20, NHGRI_mSymSyn1-v2.1_pri, whole genome shotgun sequence DNA segment encodes these proteins:
- the SMARCD2 gene encoding SWI/SNF-related matrix-associated actin-dependent regulator of chromatin subfamily D member 2 isoform X2 yields MSGRGAGGFPLPPLSPGGGAAFRPMGPAGPAAQYQRPGMSPGNRMPMAGLQVGPPAGSPFGAAAPLRPGMPPTMMDPFRKRLLVPQAQPPMPAQRRGLKRRKMADKVLPQRIRELVPESQAYMDLLAFERKLDQTIARKRMEIQEAIKKPLTQKRKLRIYISNTFSPSKVEGDSAGTAGTPGGTPAGDKVASWELRVEGKLLDDPSKQKRKFSSFFKSLVIELDKELYGPDNHLVEWHRMPTTQETDGFQVKRPGDLNVKCTLLLMLDHQPPQYKLDPRLARLLGVHTQTRAAIMQALWLYIKHNQLQDGHEREYINCNRYFRQIFSCGRLRFSEIPMKLAGLLQHPDPIVINHVISVDPNDQKKTACYDIDVEVDDPLKAQMSNFLASTTNQQEIASLDVKIHETIESINQLKTQRDFMLSFSTDPQDFIQEWLRSQRRDLKIITDVIGNPEEERRAAFYHQPWAQEAVGRHIFAKVQQRRQELEQVLGIRLT; encoded by the exons ATGTCGGGCCGAGGCGCGGGCGGGTTCCCGCTGCCCCCGCTGAGCCCTGGCGGCGG CGCCGCCTTCCGCCCCATGGGCCCCGCGGGCCCCGCGGCGCAGTACCAG CGACCTGGCATGTCACCAGGGAACCGGATGCCCATGGCTGGCTTGCAGGTGGGACCCCCTGCTGGCTCCCCATTTGGTGCAGCAGCTCCGCTTCGACCTGGCATGCCACCCACCATGATGGATCCATTCCGAAAACGCCTGCTTGTGCCCCAGGCGCAGCCTCCCATGCCTGCCCAGCGCCGGGG GTTAAAGAGGAGGAAGATGGCAGATAAGGTTCTACCTCAGCGA ATCCGGGAGCTTGTTCCAGAGTCTCAGGCATACATGGATCTCTTGGCTTTTGAGCGGAAGCTGGACCAGACCATTGCTCGCAAGCGGATGGAAATCCAGGAGGCCATAAAAAAGCCTCTGACG CAAAAGCGAAAGCTTCGGATCTACATTTCCAATACGTTCAGTCCCAGCAAGGTGGAAGGCGATAGTGCAGGAACTGCAGGGACCCCTGGGGGAACCCCAGCAGGGGACAAGGTGGCTTCCTGGGAACTCCGAGTGGAAGGAAAACTGCTGGATGAT CCTAGCAAACAGAAGAGGaagttttcttcattctttaagaGCCTCGTCATTGAGCTGGACAAGGAACTGTACGGGCCTGACAATCACCTGGTGGAG TGGCACCGGATGCCCACCACCCAGGAGACAGATGGCTTCCAGGTAAAACGGCCTGGAGACCTCAACGTCAAGTGCACCCTCCTGCTCATGCTGGATCATCAG cctccccagtacaAACTGGACCCCCGATTGGCAAGGCTGCTGGGCGTGCACACGCAGACGAGGGCCGCCATCATGCAGGCCCTGTGGCTTTACATCAAGCACAACCAGCTGCAGGATGGGCACGAGCGGGAGTACATCAACTGCAACCGTTACTTCCGCCAG ATCTTCAGTTGTGGCCGACTCCGTTTCTCCGAGATTCCCATGAAGCTGGCGGGGTTGCTGCAGCATCCAGACCCCATTGTCATCAACCATGTCATTAG TGTGGACCCTAACGACCAGAAGAAGACAGCCTGTTACGACATTGATGTGGAGGTGGACGACCCACTGAAGGCCCAAATGAGCAATTTTCTGGCCTCTACCACCAATCAGCAGGAGATCGCCTCCCTTGATGTCAAG ATCCATGAGACCATTGAGTCCATCAACCAGCTGAAGACCCAGAGAGATTTCATGCTCAGTTTTAGCACCGACCCCCAGGACTTCATCCAGGAATGGCTCCGTTCCCAGCGCCGAGACCTCAAG ATCATAACTGATGTGATTGGAAATCCTGAGGAGGAGAGACGAGCTGCTTTCTACCACCAGCCCTGGGCCCAGGAAGCAGTAGGCAGGCACATCTTTGCCAAG GTGCAGCAGCGAAGGCAGGAACTGGAACAGGTGCTGGGAATTCGCCTGACCTAA
- the SMARCD2 gene encoding SWI/SNF-related matrix-associated actin-dependent regulator of chromatin subfamily D member 2 isoform X3 produces MGRGVGVEVTPRWAPQKCRGARPQRPGMSPGNRMPMAGLQVGPPAGSPFGAAAPLRPGMPPTMMDPFRKRLLVPQAQPPMPAQRRGLKRRKMADKVLPQRIRELVPESQAYMDLLAFERKLDQTIARKRMEIQEAIKKPLTQKRKLRIYISNTFSPSKVEGDSAGTAGTPGGTPAGDKVASWELRVEGKLLDDPSKQKRKFSSFFKSLVIELDKELYGPDNHLVEWHRMPTTQETDGFQVKRPGDLNVKCTLLLMLDHQPPQYKLDPRLARLLGVHTQTRAAIMQALWLYIKHNQLQDGHEREYINCNRYFRQIFSCGRLRFSEIPMKLAGLLQHPDPIVINHVISVDPNDQKKTACYDIDVEVDDPLKAQMSNFLASTTNQQEIASLDVKIHETIESINQLKTQRDFMLSFSTDPQDFIQEWLRSQRRDLKIITDVIGNPEEERRAAFYHQPWAQEAVGRHIFAKVQQRRQELEQVLGIRLT; encoded by the exons atggggaggggggtgggggtggaggtgacTCCCAGATGGGCTCCACAGAAATGTCGGGGAGCAAGGCCTCAG CGACCTGGCATGTCACCAGGGAACCGGATGCCCATGGCTGGCTTGCAGGTGGGACCCCCTGCTGGCTCCCCATTTGGTGCAGCAGCTCCGCTTCGACCTGGCATGCCACCCACCATGATGGATCCATTCCGAAAACGCCTGCTTGTGCCCCAGGCGCAGCCTCCCATGCCTGCCCAGCGCCGGGG GTTAAAGAGGAGGAAGATGGCAGATAAGGTTCTACCTCAGCGA ATCCGGGAGCTTGTTCCAGAGTCTCAGGCATACATGGATCTCTTGGCTTTTGAGCGGAAGCTGGACCAGACCATTGCTCGCAAGCGGATGGAAATCCAGGAGGCCATAAAAAAGCCTCTGACG CAAAAGCGAAAGCTTCGGATCTACATTTCCAATACGTTCAGTCCCAGCAAGGTGGAAGGCGATAGTGCAGGAACTGCAGGGACCCCTGGGGGAACCCCAGCAGGGGACAAGGTGGCTTCCTGGGAACTCCGAGTGGAAGGAAAACTGCTGGATGAT CCTAGCAAACAGAAGAGGaagttttcttcattctttaagaGCCTCGTCATTGAGCTGGACAAGGAACTGTACGGGCCTGACAATCACCTGGTGGAG TGGCACCGGATGCCCACCACCCAGGAGACAGATGGCTTCCAGGTAAAACGGCCTGGAGACCTCAACGTCAAGTGCACCCTCCTGCTCATGCTGGATCATCAG cctccccagtacaAACTGGACCCCCGATTGGCAAGGCTGCTGGGCGTGCACACGCAGACGAGGGCCGCCATCATGCAGGCCCTGTGGCTTTACATCAAGCACAACCAGCTGCAGGATGGGCACGAGCGGGAGTACATCAACTGCAACCGTTACTTCCGCCAG ATCTTCAGTTGTGGCCGACTCCGTTTCTCCGAGATTCCCATGAAGCTGGCGGGGTTGCTGCAGCATCCAGACCCCATTGTCATCAACCATGTCATTAG TGTGGACCCTAACGACCAGAAGAAGACAGCCTGTTACGACATTGATGTGGAGGTGGACGACCCACTGAAGGCCCAAATGAGCAATTTTCTGGCCTCTACCACCAATCAGCAGGAGATCGCCTCCCTTGATGTCAAG ATCCATGAGACCATTGAGTCCATCAACCAGCTGAAGACCCAGAGAGATTTCATGCTCAGTTTTAGCACCGACCCCCAGGACTTCATCCAGGAATGGCTCCGTTCCCAGCGCCGAGACCTCAAG ATCATAACTGATGTGATTGGAAATCCTGAGGAGGAGAGACGAGCTGCTTTCTACCACCAGCCCTGGGCCCAGGAAGCAGTAGGCAGGCACATCTTTGCCAAG GTGCAGCAGCGAAGGCAGGAACTGGAACAGGTGCTGGGAATTCGCCTGACCTAA
- the SMARCD2 gene encoding SWI/SNF-related matrix-associated actin-dependent regulator of chromatin subfamily D member 2 isoform X1, giving the protein MSGRGAGGFPLPPLSPGGGAVAAALGAPPPTAGPGMLPGPALRGPGPAGGVGGPGAAAFRPMGPAGPAAQYQRPGMSPGNRMPMAGLQVGPPAGSPFGAAAPLRPGMPPTMMDPFRKRLLVPQAQPPMPAQRRGLKRRKMADKVLPQRIRELVPESQAYMDLLAFERKLDQTIARKRMEIQEAIKKPLTQKRKLRIYISNTFSPSKVEGDSAGTAGTPGGTPAGDKVASWELRVEGKLLDDPSKQKRKFSSFFKSLVIELDKELYGPDNHLVEWHRMPTTQETDGFQVKRPGDLNVKCTLLLMLDHQPPQYKLDPRLARLLGVHTQTRAAIMQALWLYIKHNQLQDGHEREYINCNRYFRQIFSCGRLRFSEIPMKLAGLLQHPDPIVINHVISVDPNDQKKTACYDIDVEVDDPLKAQMSNFLASTTNQQEIASLDVKIHETIESINQLKTQRDFMLSFSTDPQDFIQEWLRSQRRDLKIITDVIGNPEEERRAAFYHQPWAQEAVGRHIFAKVQQRRQELEQVLGIRLT; this is encoded by the exons ATGTCGGGCCGAGGCGCGGGCGGGTTCCCGCTGCCCCCGCTGAGCCCTGGCGGCGGCGCCGTGGCCGCGGCCCTGGGAGCGCCGCCTCCCACCGCGGGACCCGGCATGCTGCCCGGGCCGGCGCTCCGGGGACCGGGTCCGGCAGGAGGCGTGGGGGGCCCCGGGGCCGCCGCCTTCCGCCCCATGGGCCCCGCGGGCCCCGCGGCGCAGTACCAG CGACCTGGCATGTCACCAGGGAACCGGATGCCCATGGCTGGCTTGCAGGTGGGACCCCCTGCTGGCTCCCCATTTGGTGCAGCAGCTCCGCTTCGACCTGGCATGCCACCCACCATGATGGATCCATTCCGAAAACGCCTGCTTGTGCCCCAGGCGCAGCCTCCCATGCCTGCCCAGCGCCGGGG GTTAAAGAGGAGGAAGATGGCAGATAAGGTTCTACCTCAGCGA ATCCGGGAGCTTGTTCCAGAGTCTCAGGCATACATGGATCTCTTGGCTTTTGAGCGGAAGCTGGACCAGACCATTGCTCGCAAGCGGATGGAAATCCAGGAGGCCATAAAAAAGCCTCTGACG CAAAAGCGAAAGCTTCGGATCTACATTTCCAATACGTTCAGTCCCAGCAAGGTGGAAGGCGATAGTGCAGGAACTGCAGGGACCCCTGGGGGAACCCCAGCAGGGGACAAGGTGGCTTCCTGGGAACTCCGAGTGGAAGGAAAACTGCTGGATGAT CCTAGCAAACAGAAGAGGaagttttcttcattctttaagaGCCTCGTCATTGAGCTGGACAAGGAACTGTACGGGCCTGACAATCACCTGGTGGAG TGGCACCGGATGCCCACCACCCAGGAGACAGATGGCTTCCAGGTAAAACGGCCTGGAGACCTCAACGTCAAGTGCACCCTCCTGCTCATGCTGGATCATCAG cctccccagtacaAACTGGACCCCCGATTGGCAAGGCTGCTGGGCGTGCACACGCAGACGAGGGCCGCCATCATGCAGGCCCTGTGGCTTTACATCAAGCACAACCAGCTGCAGGATGGGCACGAGCGGGAGTACATCAACTGCAACCGTTACTTCCGCCAG ATCTTCAGTTGTGGCCGACTCCGTTTCTCCGAGATTCCCATGAAGCTGGCGGGGTTGCTGCAGCATCCAGACCCCATTGTCATCAACCATGTCATTAG TGTGGACCCTAACGACCAGAAGAAGACAGCCTGTTACGACATTGATGTGGAGGTGGACGACCCACTGAAGGCCCAAATGAGCAATTTTCTGGCCTCTACCACCAATCAGCAGGAGATCGCCTCCCTTGATGTCAAG ATCCATGAGACCATTGAGTCCATCAACCAGCTGAAGACCCAGAGAGATTTCATGCTCAGTTTTAGCACCGACCCCCAGGACTTCATCCAGGAATGGCTCCGTTCCCAGCGCCGAGACCTCAAG ATCATAACTGATGTGATTGGAAATCCTGAGGAGGAGAGACGAGCTGCTTTCTACCACCAGCCCTGGGCCCAGGAAGCAGTAGGCAGGCACATCTTTGCCAAG GTGCAGCAGCGAAGGCAGGAACTGGAACAGGTGCTGGGAATTCGCCTGACCTAA